One region of Candidatus Bathyarchaeia archaeon genomic DNA includes:
- a CDS encoding Gfo/Idh/MocA family oxidoreductase, with amino-acid sequence MLKVAMIGLGKMGKLHMMNCLHMDNVKVEAAADASKGALSKAKALGVRNLYSDYREMLTKERELDAAIITLPHFLHFESVQAALEAGLNVFEEKPMANTVDECRKIVNLVQQSGRKFTIGHSMRFIEAIEKMKETVEKGHIGDLEVLTLEEVYNGPFSHPLVPVPVSEWWFDPKKSGGGVLIDLGYHLIDLFRFFAGDCKLLYSCLDHKFNLPVEDSAIAILNSVNSSVKGIINVGWYQKLIFPKWNLRAILHGNAGYISSEDLVPRNFYVHAMKEGAKNVVRRIAGKKIRPLAYTYFYESYYKELRHFFSCIEEDLKPAVTATDGLRIIEIIEEAYKRERMTLTCSNDSTAEMGKTTKES; translated from the coding sequence ATGTTGAAGGTTGCCATGATTGGCCTCGGAAAGATGGGCAAACTGCACATGATGAATTGCTTGCACATGGACAATGTCAAAGTTGAGGCTGCAGCCGACGCTTCTAAGGGTGCGTTAAGCAAAGCCAAAGCACTTGGCGTCAGAAACCTCTATTCTGACTACCGGGAAATGCTTACCAAGGAACGCGAGTTAGACGCAGCTATCATAACCTTACCGCACTTTCTTCATTTCGAAAGTGTTCAGGCAGCTTTAGAAGCTGGGCTAAATGTTTTCGAAGAAAAACCAATGGCTAACACGGTTGATGAATGCCGCAAAATCGTGAACCTTGTTCAGCAGAGCGGCAGGAAGTTTACAATAGGTCACTCGATGAGATTCATTGAAGCAATCGAGAAAATGAAGGAAACCGTTGAAAAAGGCCACATCGGAGACTTGGAAGTCCTTACTTTGGAGGAGGTGTACAACGGGCCTTTCTCGCATCCTTTGGTTCCCGTGCCTGTTTCAGAGTGGTGGTTTGATCCAAAGAAGTCGGGAGGTGGAGTGCTAATTGACTTGGGCTATCACCTCATTGACTTATTCCGGTTTTTTGCCGGTGACTGCAAACTGCTTTATTCATGTCTCGATCACAAGTTCAACCTACCAGTGGAAGACAGCGCCATAGCCATATTGAATTCGGTGAATTCTTCGGTCAAGGGAATAATCAATGTTGGTTGGTATCAGAAGCTGATTTTTCCAAAATGGAATCTACGAGCAATATTACATGGAAATGCAGGATACATATCAAGTGAGGATCTTGTTCCCCGCAATTTCTATGTTCATGCCATGAAGGAAGGAGCGAAGAATGTTGTGCGGAGAATTGCTGGAAAGAAGATACGACCCCTTGCTTACACTTACTTCTATGAATCTTATTACAAGGAGTTGAGGCACTTTTTTAGTTGCATTGAAGAGGATCTGAAGCCTGCTGTCACAGCCACGGATGGGCTGAGAATTATTGAGATCATCGAGGAAGCCTACAAAAGGGAAAGAATGACATTGACTTGCAGCAACGATTCAACGGCTGAAATGGGGAAAACAACAAAGGAGAGCTAG
- a CDS encoding glycosyltransferase has translation MFTLIVVWATLLFLTFGIPGISYISMRKAAKKPWRIKINEKYSPSVSIIVPTYNESQVINHKMENLAKLEYPKELTHIIVVDSNSTDGTIEKVSVFAKQHPNMKIETLEQSERMGKTVALNYALKYCKEDVIIVSDADCFWPSDILNKALPFLANSSVVAISGPKLLLNADQSWVTRTEDSYLRSMNLKKLGESKTGSTLFFEGGFSAYKKEALNSFDPYNTGSDDCGTVIRIAEDGSRAILVPDAEFFTAFPVTWKGKMDIKIRRTIQLVRVFATYFLLLLRNRVKSARAVALESVFMYIINPFIFLLFVIATLYMLFNYPYVAVVFLVFLIPRVGVLVLETVQSYLLLLVGILSLILNKRVVFWSKPEDRAQLTEEMLRERALI, from the coding sequence TTGTTTACACTGATAGTCGTTTGGGCTACACTTCTGTTTCTCACGTTCGGCATTCCGGGCATTTCATATATCTCAATGAGGAAAGCTGCCAAGAAACCGTGGCGGATAAAGATTAACGAGAAATATTCACCGAGCGTGTCCATAATCGTCCCAACCTATAACGAATCGCAGGTCATTAACCATAAGATGGAAAATTTGGCAAAACTAGAGTACCCCAAGGAGTTAACCCACATAATCGTTGTTGACAGCAACTCAACTGATGGCACAATCGAGAAGGTGAGCGTCTTTGCCAAGCAACACCCAAATATGAAAATCGAGACCCTCGAACAAAGCGAAAGAATGGGAAAGACTGTAGCGTTAAACTATGCGTTGAAATACTGTAAAGAAGATGTCATAATTGTCTCAGATGCCGATTGCTTTTGGCCATCGGATATTCTAAACAAGGCGTTGCCCTTTCTGGCCAACTCTTCAGTCGTGGCGATTTCAGGACCGAAGCTTCTTCTGAACGCGGATCAATCATGGGTGACGAGGACTGAGGATAGCTACCTCAGATCTATGAACCTGAAGAAACTCGGCGAATCGAAAACAGGTTCAACTCTCTTTTTTGAAGGTGGATTTAGCGCTTACAAAAAGGAAGCATTGAACTCGTTTGATCCATACAACACTGGCTCAGACGATTGTGGAACAGTGATTCGGATTGCTGAAGATGGCTCAAGAGCCATATTGGTTCCAGACGCTGAATTCTTCACAGCCTTTCCAGTCACTTGGAAAGGAAAAATGGATATCAAGATTAGACGAACAATCCAGCTTGTACGCGTATTCGCCACTTATTTCCTGCTTCTTCTACGAAACCGTGTCAAAAGCGCGAGGGCAGTTGCGTTAGAGAGCGTATTCATGTATATCATCAATCCGTTCATTTTTCTGCTCTTCGTGATAGCCACACTATACATGCTGTTCAACTATCCCTACGTTGCGGTTGTTTTCCTTGTCTTTCTTATTCCAAGAGTCGGAGTCTTGGTTCTTGAGACAGTGCAGAGTTATCTCTTGCTACTTGTCGGCATTCTTTCACTTATTCTTAACAAGCGCGTTGTATTCTGGAGCAAGCCCGAGGACAGAGCTCAACTTACCGAAGAAATGCTACGAGAAAGAGCATTAATCTGA
- a CDS encoding winged helix-turn-helix domain-containing protein → MGKYRGRLQIIADILGIIGNGSKKTRIMYRANLSYKLLCRYLAEVLNAGLVKCKEKDSYVLTPKGDEFLSKYEDYSKRCKGLAEHLHSVNSQKATLEGMCLKPTFRGNSSGKKRTKQ, encoded by the coding sequence TTGGGAAAATACCGCGGCAGGCTACAGATTATTGCAGATATCCTTGGAATAATAGGCAACGGATCCAAGAAAACTCGCATCATGTACCGCGCAAATTTAAGTTACAAGCTCCTTTGCAGGTATCTAGCTGAGGTTCTGAATGCTGGATTAGTGAAATGTAAAGAAAAAGATTCATACGTACTGACTCCCAAAGGTGACGAGTTTCTCAGCAAATATGAAGATTATTCGAAACGATGTAAGGGCTTAGCGGAGCACCTTCATAGTGTCAACAGCCAAAAAGCCACCCTAGAGGGCATGTGTCTGAAACCAACATTTCGAGGTAATTCGTCTGGGAAGAAGAGAACTAAACAATGA
- a CDS encoding DUF1616 domain-containing protein: MTNTNNFRNLFVAGVLVLILVAAIPTLTLFVKIPSSSEQFSELWLLGPDHKAENYPFNVGVNETYTVYVRVSNRLGESAYYRILAKFRNQTQSVPVAANSTPSTLPALYEYNVFVASDDSWEGELSFRIESVVGQNNTVVVRQMSFNYVALAFDPPSQAIWDSQRDGFYYQLFLELWRYDLTSQAFEYDNRFVALWLNFTKTV, from the coding sequence ATGACAAACACGAACAATTTTCGAAATCTTTTTGTTGCTGGAGTTCTAGTGTTGATTCTCGTTGCAGCGATTCCCACCTTAACCTTATTTGTAAAGATACCTAGTAGCTCTGAACAGTTCTCCGAACTCTGGCTTCTGGGACCAGATCATAAGGCGGAGAATTACCCTTTTAACGTGGGAGTAAACGAAACGTACACCGTTTACGTGAGAGTGAGTAACCGACTCGGGGAATCCGCCTATTACAGAATTCTCGCAAAGTTCCGTAATCAGACTCAATCGGTTCCGGTCGCCGCGAATTCCACGCCGAGCACGCTGCCCGCGTTATACGAGTACAATGTTTTTGTAGCAAGTGATGATAGTTGGGAAGGTGAACTGAGCTTCAGAATAGAGAGTGTTGTGGGGCAGAACAACACCGTTGTAGTCAGGCAAATGAGTTTCAACTATGTTGCGTTAGCATTTGATCCCCCAAGCCAAGCCATATGGGATTCCCAAAGAGATGGCTTCTACTACCAGCTATTTCTTGAACTCTGGAGGTATGATCTGACGTCGCAAGCTTTCGAGTACGATAACAGATTTGTGGCACTCTGGCTCAACTTCACGAAAACGGTTTAA
- a CDS encoding winged helix-turn-helix domain-containing protein, producing MVQVEKKPSLVHRSRIDIIANILRVAENESRRTHIMYRCNLSFKQLHTYLDFLTERKLIKRTKVIGDENPSGKYLTTNKGKAFIQAYSSIRALLSTTELEADE from the coding sequence TTGGTTCAAGTAGAAAAGAAGCCGAGTTTAGTACATCGAAGTCGCATTGACATAATAGCGAATATTCTGCGCGTCGCAGAAAACGAGTCGAGACGAACGCACATCATGTACAGATGCAACCTCAGCTTCAAGCAGCTTCACACCTATCTCGATTTTCTTACTGAGAGAAAACTGATCAAGCGCACCAAAGTTATAGGGGATGAAAATCCCTCCGGCAAATACCTGACAACAAACAAAGGAAAAGCTTTCATCCAAGCCTACAGCAGCATACGCGCCTTGCTGTCAACCACAGAACTAGAAGCTGATGAATGA
- a CDS encoding DUF362 domain-containing protein, which yields MIIKVNLCYYWQPATGYTTDPRVVSGIIDYVRDTFGRDVPIQVAEADATAMRTNHAFLMLNYQKLAQEKKVELLNLSTDSLESKKVRVNGHDLMFEVPVSLLNTSLFINVPKLKTMRATYITCAMKNIFGCIGTPKKIKYHPVLNEAIVGTNKILKPHVSIVDGTTALGSHPIKLNLIMAGSNPFSLDWIASKIMGYNPYDLGFLKLAIKEKLGDPNDITVVGEELHSFKKEFPHQSRMSLKLWTLQLKLLRIYQRISGDVIPPILEQDV from the coding sequence GTGATCATCAAGGTGAACCTCTGCTACTATTGGCAACCAGCAACAGGCTACACTACAGACCCGCGCGTGGTGTCGGGAATAATCGACTACGTCCGAGATACATTTGGTAGGGACGTACCCATACAAGTCGCTGAGGCTGACGCCACCGCGATGCGCACAAATCATGCCTTTCTAATGCTAAACTACCAGAAGTTGGCCCAAGAAAAAAAAGTAGAGCTTCTTAACCTGTCTACTGATTCTTTAGAAAGCAAGAAGGTGCGGGTCAACGGTCACGACTTGATGTTTGAGGTTCCTGTCTCGCTTCTGAATACCAGTCTATTCATCAACGTACCTAAGCTGAAGACAATGCGTGCAACATATATCACATGTGCGATGAAAAACATCTTCGGATGCATTGGGACACCAAAGAAAATCAAGTATCACCCAGTACTCAACGAGGCCATAGTCGGCACAAACAAGATCCTCAAGCCCCACGTCTCGATAGTCGATGGAACCACAGCGCTTGGAAGTCATCCCATCAAACTAAACCTGATAATGGCCGGAAGCAATCCATTCTCGTTAGACTGGATCGCGTCGAAAATAATGGGCTACAATCCTTATGACCTTGGTTTTCTGAAACTTGCAATCAAAGAAAAACTTGGCGACCCCAACGACATTACGGTGGTCGGGGAAGAACTGCATTCGTTTAAGAAGGAGTTTCCACACCAAAGTCGAATGTCTTTAAAGCTGTGGACTTTGCAGTTAAAACTGCTGAGAATTTACCAAAGAATCAGCGGAGACGTGATCCCCCCCATCTTAGAACAAGACGTGTGA
- a CDS encoding GNAT family N-acetyltransferase, translating to MKAQLTTRNFMDADEKPMIDLMKETFGFSAEFWKWKHRLYPNFNPASITIAEIDGRIVGTSSWIPRELKISSNITARSALGGDTAVDPSFRGRGVGSAVMEFFYQEALRNGIVVVSGFATPEVARKFYAPLGSILMNDSTTTYVKLMNCGQLTEKILSAKDRNAAVETDFHEPEMVIHFNLSGAPPFLISLKNSKIHLEEITETTLANPKITVRGDLSIIIPVLQGEKGMWDVVKLILRRKIKTKGVIRHAITLLRMRKQFRTLLRPMAK from the coding sequence ATGAAGGCCCAGCTTACAACTAGAAACTTCATGGACGCCGACGAAAAACCAATGATCGATTTAATGAAGGAAACCTTCGGTTTCAGCGCAGAATTCTGGAAATGGAAACATAGGCTGTATCCCAATTTTAACCCAGCATCAATCACTATAGCAGAGATAGACGGAAGAATAGTGGGAACCTCCTCATGGATTCCTCGTGAACTCAAGATCTCTAGCAACATAACAGCGAGATCAGCTCTGGGAGGAGACACCGCGGTTGATCCAAGCTTCCGAGGACGAGGAGTTGGATCCGCAGTGATGGAGTTCTTCTATCAGGAAGCACTGAGAAACGGAATAGTTGTAGTCTCTGGATTTGCCACGCCCGAAGTTGCAAGGAAGTTTTATGCGCCACTTGGATCCATACTAATGAACGATTCAACAACAACGTATGTGAAACTGATGAACTGTGGTCAACTAACAGAAAAAATATTATCAGCAAAGGATAGAAATGCAGCAGTTGAAACGGATTTTCATGAACCAGAAATGGTGATTCATTTCAACCTTAGTGGAGCTCCTCCATTCCTGATTAGTTTGAAGAACAGCAAAATTCACCTGGAAGAAATTACAGAAACCACTTTGGCAAATCCCAAGATTACAGTGAGGGGCGATCTGAGTATCATAATTCCCGTTCTTCAAGGTGAAAAGGGAATGTGGGACGTGGTGAAATTGATTCTAAGAAGGAAAATCAAGACCAAAGGAGTTATTCGACATGCAATTACTCTGCTGCGCATGAGAAAGCAGTTCAGAACACTTCTTCGCCCAATGGCTAAATGA